The genomic window ggtgaaaatttaccttggACAAGGAATTATGATTCCTTCACTTTGTAAAGGAATTATGGTAAATTTCCCATCTGTAAAGTttctcctgaaaagttcaccccctggaaacttccctcctcatGAAAAATTAACCTGTGGaaagccccccccctctcctgcagaaaattcgtctcccacccgaaaatgtatgtatacgtcccaataacaaatggtatgcgtaaacaatgagcGAATTTTGTAACCCTGTGGCTGTGGGTGGGGGGTCTCATGTTATATCCAACGGTATAATTAATGGGCTTTTCAGCTAAgatgaaaaaatggctatttcaaaattttaattggaccattttgtgaaaaaaggacTTTTGTGAAAAAGGGACTGGGaaggggacctagttgccctcgaatctttttggtcgcttaaagaAGGCactaaaacatttaatttctgtcaatgggccctctcccaatattctaggacccctgTGTCGATTACATAAGGGTTGATTTAGACGGAGGTTCAATTAGTTGGATGACATTAAGTTGTAGGGGGTTTAGGTAAATGGAGTTGAGTTGCACGTGGGTCGAATTGCATGGGGGCTGAGTTGCATGAatgttctctttttcattttttcatcttttttttaacacatcTAATAAGTTCTGACGTTAAATCCTTAGATTTCATCAACTTGTGTAAAAGCTTATCTAGACAAGCTGTTATTAACTTTTAAGATGGGGCATGATCAACTCACCTGAAAgcagttactttttttttatttgctaggTATCTATAATTTCCAGAACCTTCCGCTAATTTTGCCGCGCTATTACTagattttcatagaattttgtttttgcaagaTTGACGTAGAAAAAGTAGCCATTGttgtatttaaaattatttacttttacgaaattcagtgaaaattgaagaaatagaGTTTTTATTAATACCATGTACGCACAAAGGAATGTGTGGCGAGGAATTAAATTCGTGACAGTAATGCTTAGCTATTTATTGTAAGTTTAAAAATACGCTcatatcatttttaaaatagaattaaatagaTACGGAAATGCGAATAACTCTGACCGGTTGATACTAGTTGACGAAGTCTTGATGCGAGAAAAAGAAACTCTGCTTAAGCTCTTGCTATTTTGgttcagtttgttttttaactccttctctcccctccccctcctgcCGGAAAATTAGTGCGTTCAGACATATATAGCGAAAGCTTttattagagattttttttttacttatcatAGGATCAAGTTTATGGCTTATTTTAACCGACCGGCATATTTGTTGAAACATGATAGTTTGGAAGTTTATATGGCAGTATGGTCTATGAAAGTATATATGGAGGTAGAACTAGATGTATCAACGTAAAACTTTATGTGGAACTTAACTTAATGATCGgtgcattaaaataaaaataaaaaatagtgacgaatatttttttcaaactttctcGGTAGATTTTTGTAGGGAGTGGTCAATTTAGCCTCTGTACCGTTAAATTATCCCAACGTTTTCTCTCGTTGCTCGGagaccaaaattttaatcgaaATATTTACTGACCGTTTGTATAGTTCACCTGAAcaatccaaaattaaaacatgttgTGTAGCTTCTTCCGAACTATGAGTAAAGTGAACGTGCGACCCGGTTTGAATGAGGTTGCCATATTTTCTATCACACATTCCAGATTCTTCCCATTTTTTTCGCCTTAAAGAAAAGAAGTATGCTCAGCCTATCTGCAAGTTAAATGTAGTCTTTTTTGTAGTAAGTACGGTTGCCCCGCCATTGGTTGCTCATTTTCTGCTTGTCTTGACAATAAAATTGCTATTAGCTATAAGGGTGATAATGCCGTGCAACAGATTCTCCTGTGGCAACACAACCTGATATTGAGGTTAGAAACAGTCCGTAACCTTATGCTCACTCAAAGAAAAGGTGTTGGTAACCATAAAAGAAGCCGTGAACTGTTACCTTATAGCACCTATCCCGCTCAGACTCTGAAAACAGGGTGGTTAACCACCTGTGTACCTGACTAGGCCCATGATTGCTCCCCATGATGTATTATTTGATAACGTCTAAGAACTTTTTAGATTCTTCTCGCATTAAGGCACAATTCGTAAATGACTTTCagcatattttctttaattcttaaTTCAATTCCCGTAAACTTTGGCTTTGTAATACATGTATTCCTTTTTTGATGTCTGTCTATCTGTATTTACCATACAATTTCCTTAGTATGATATGATTTTCACACAATTTTCTATTTAAGTTGAATTACTATTTGGACGAGGACAACGGTTGGGGTTTGGATATAAGTGAATTGGAGCGTTCAGTCAACGAAGCAAGAAAGCGATGCAACCCAAGAGcaattgttattattaatcCTGGAAATCCGACCGGACAAGTTTTATCCCGACAGAATATTGAAGATGTCATAAAATTTGCTCACAGAGAGAAGCTTTTCATTTTTGCTGACGAAGtttatcaagaaaatgtttACGCCAAGGGCAGTcaatttcattcttttaaaaaggttCTGATGGAACTTGGTGAGCCCTACTCAGGAATGGAGATGGCATCGTTTCTGTCATCTTCAAAGGGTAGAGTACTCATTTCTATTTTTGAGGAAAGATCATTTTGCGCTCTACAATTTTTCTATTACTTCAGTAAACTCAGTTGATAAAACTGCCGTTTAAAAGATGCTTCGAAGattaactttttactttttacgttTTAACCTCCACTTTTTACGCTTCCAAATTTCACTGCTAAATTTGTCTTATTGACAAAGGCACAGAGATCAGCATATCTTCATCGTCTTATTTTATGAATTTCTACGATTATGTCCcttttttgaagtaaaaaaagctAGGCTAAAGTTGTTCCGAGCTGTATGGAAATCATGCGGAATAATCGTACAGATTGTAATATTTTAGTTTACTGTGACTTGGAATCTCTGTGCCTGTATGCCGTGGTCCAATTTTTCCGTTCACCTGACTTTGCTTACTTTGATCTTGCAAAACTGTTCTGGAttcttacttaaaaacaatggaaaaactaCTTGATCATAATTTTCCTAACCAAATTTCTTGTTTGGGGACTTCTGGGGTTTTGTAAGTGGTTATTCTGCTTAGAAGTTTTACTAACCACTTGTGTTTATCATCTGTGTTCATCTTgccataaattttatttttcattatcacACTCAAAGAACCAATTAAAGATGTCAGCCATGTTACAGCTATCActttacttataaaaaatatatttttctatcgctaataatttcttctgaaattcttatttttaataagaatcATGTATGCTAAAACCGAAAACAAAGAATTGCATTCTCCAGACATACATTACCTCCCAAAGTTCTGGGTGACATCTGTTAGTCGTAAGGAGCAGCAAGCCCGAATATCCAGCAAGTGTTATGGCATTCTCaaatatatttcttcttttttttttttactcatttcaGTTGAGGTTATATGTTCATACAATAAAAAGTTACAATTTCAAGCCACATTGATCATTGCATATATATTATTACTAAACCATAACCTCTATTTCTTAATTTCTAACCTTTATTCCTATGcctacatagttattatatctaaactttagtttaaaaaatatcaaagagtGAGGACTCATAAAAAGTAAGTTCCTCGGTTTATCATAGTAATTACATTTGTATTTAGGAAGTAGTAATTGTTGGAACAGCTGTACTAAGTTAATCTAGACATGCTTTAAAGCCCAACTTCACTTTTGGATATCCACTCACAgcaaaatcaattaattaatcaatCGATCAATTGtcactttcttttttgaaaactgtTAGTTTCTGGTTGGAACTCAACCACAACAAAAATCTCCATTCTTAGTTCtaattttcactgttttttccTCGAGTTTTGGGAACATGGTAGAAACTTAGCACCAGAACCAgcgaaatttttgaaataggtcTATGAGAAAGAAAAGTTTAGGAGCCTCTGCTTTAAAGGGATGTAAAATTACTGTAAAATCTTGCTGTGGGAGAGGGAAGCAGTGTAATGTGGTGTAAATCAACACAAAACAGTTAATgcaataatttttaacaatttataGTACATTATATTGGTTTTAACACTCTTCGTAGTCATTTAGCAactgtcaaataatttttttgaacttgaCAAATAGAAAACTACAAAGCAAAAATGAGTAATTGTCAACCAGAAATGAATGAGCGATCAATTTTCGATATGAAGCcatataattttagtttttctgttcaATTTCTTAAGTAAACATTGAATtcttttgctgatttttgttccttttatatTTGAACGTGTCTTTCGAAGGGGAATacattttgctgtttttttttttttgttttgttaggcttacctaacaaaaaaaaaatagtaaaaataataataatcatataaCGAAGTGTTAATTAGCTTATTATCTTTATTCTTAATGTTTGAATCCAATCAAGTAGCGGTATAATACTTTTAGTAATTCGAATGCTTCATGTTTTAATCCTGTTTATGGGCCTTTTTGAATATCCAAGCTTCTGGCTTTTCAAGTATCTCCTGTTCTTTGTATCAATCTTCAATGTCGTATGTATTTAAGGTTATATGGGCGAATGTGGTTTGCGTGGTGGATATGCTGAAGTTATCAATCTAGATCCAAAGGTTCGAGCTGTTTTGGAGAAGTCCATATCTGCCAAGCTTTGTCCAACTGTTATTGGACAggtatttattattctttttcttcgcTAGTATTGCTAGTGCCTACCTCTCAATGTGAGAACAATCTCAAGTTGGCTatggtatttaaaaatttttaattgctaaAAAGAGTTTTAtggggaataaaaaatgaaaaacatctTCCCCTGTTCTAATGAAGAGAAAATTAGAGTGCTATGAAATAATCAAGGCTCATAGGCATATCATATAACGACAACTGTTTTGTCTGACATAGCAATGCTTGGACATGGAGCTAGTTTTGGTTCCCAAGATGTGTCTTAAGGACACTTCCTCCTGCACAGATGGGGTCTCAAAATCACAGATATCCTCATATATCCTTTGGAAGATCCTCTTGATTCTCCTTCCATCCTAAAAGGTCAGGATGTTGTGGGCCTTTGAATGCAACGAATATTGCTTAggtttttgttcatttgaaaCGTGTGTAAGcttcaaattgttttttgtttattaattctgtttcgtttaaataaaatagaaatttcgaGACACTAaactatctatttattttttaaatttacaacaATAAATTCAGCCTACAATTTTAAGTAGGTATTAGCCTCATTATattcaagaaatgaaaaatagaacCCTGATTACACATAATAAGTTTAAAAGttgattttattgttattttttctggAATATAGTTGATTATAATATGCATAGTTGTCAGCTCTTATACGGTGACTAGAATTactcattagaaaaaaactatatacacTTTAGCTTGGGGAAGTAAGAAACTTCCTAGCAAGAAACTAGTAAGCTGTTTCCTAGTAAGAAAGAGCTTAGCAAGAGGGAAAGTAACTTGATTCTTAAATATGTTCACTGGATTCGAACTTGCGTACACGTTTTGATTCTTTCATCAAGGAAGAATGGAGACTATAAATCAGTTATAAAACATGAAAGACAGCGACTACTGTTCGATTGCTTACAACTTAATCTtaattaaagttaaataatttaaaaaacttaaagttaAATTACAACACGGTTGTGGATGCTTTCGCCTTGGGCGCCAATTAAGGGGGAGGCTTTAGCCCTATAGATTCTGAAAAatgctatttttgtattttcatcaaaCAGGTTTAaagaaatcttgcaaaaatccGCAATCCTTCCAGATATTTGTAGCAATAATTTCGGTTATGAATAATTTGAGTTATTTGTACCTCCTGAAGTATTGGAACAAATGTGTCTTTTTCTTGGAAGTATgttcttgttttcttattttgttttatgtttgttaATCTACGACTCCGGAATTAGCAAGACCTTACAAATTTTTAGCTGTTGGTCAAATAGATTTTGCTTGGATATTGGGTGGATAATAGATTGGCAGGGAAAAGGCAACTATAGGGATAAATTGGGCGTAATTGAAATGGGTAACTGATAATACATAATGCAGTGATAATGAAGTAGATtgaataatacatttttttaaatatcggcctataccagtttttttttcattttttagacgGTCATGGATGTAATAGTGAATCCACCAGTACCTGGTGAGCCTTCGTATGACCTATTTATGTCTCAAAAGAAGGCTGTACTTGAATCCCTGAGTCAACGAGCAACAATGGTTGCAGAAACCTTCAATAGCATACCGAAAATGAAGTGCAATATTGTCCAAGGAGCGATGTATGCCTTTCCTCAGGTAAAATTCGTTTTATGGGAATAATTTATATACACCGGTCACGAACTTTTATTTTGTACCTTGTAATAATGGTGTAAGATCAGTAAGCTGATTTATTAGCAGCTAAAGGGAGAAAAGAAGATAAATATGgcaaagggatttttttttggggggggggttggggtgGAGATTAAGAGGAAATTAGTAGTCTCTGGTTCCTTGGGTTTCATAGATTATTCTTGAAATTATTGCCCCATGTTGTTTGCTAGTCGATTCTATTTTGTAGGCTCTCATTTGTAGAACACAATGGATTTTCAAATGGCAAACTAATCGCttgatgaagttttttttttgttaggcaTTCCTATTCACAAGCTTCCAAATAGTACGATAATTGATACGATTAAGGTTACAGAAGTTTTCTCGCTCTCAACTTTGTCAgtagttttattgaaaatttttacagaTGGAGGCTAAAGTATAAATTTTTAGATTACTGCCGTCATAGGTGTCATGTCGAAATTTCATGAGTTGATTGAAGGGGTTTTGTATGACTCATCAAAAGTTGGGGCTTTTACAGCTTAGTTTTTAAAATGGTTGGAGTCCTTAAAATTAGTATTTAGTCAGGAGCATAAGGCGGGAAATGTGTGCATTCGTATAATCAATCTTTCTTTGGGAAGGCTTCTGCATTATTTGATAACTTACCAGTTTTCTCAAATGAGATGATCTCACTGTACTTCAATTGACAGAACAAGAGAGATCTAAAGAGACTTGATCCTACTAAGAggttcataattttgaaactatttGCGTTCATTTAAGACATTTACATCGAGAATCTGTCTATTGCAAGCCCAGATGGGTCGAATTCGCATtttagggtaaaaaaaaataaaagaataaataaaaaaacaaaaaaaaacaaacaaaccaataaaTTAAGAAGGGAAAAACAGTTTGACATTAGCACTCTGTAACGAAGACTCCAACATTCATATGGAGTTTGGGGACGACTGTCAATACTTGGCAAATGAAGACCCTCGTGTTATCTCAGGAAAATTCTAGAATCATTCTAAGATAATATTGTATTGCAAAATGACTTCAATTAAGACTGGAGAGCTTTCTTTTTTACGATACCACGGATACCAGAAGGTACCTCACAGTGTTCAAAGACGAAACCTGGACAGTCATCAATGCCTGCTAGAATATCGAAAATTTTATATGTATGCAAGATAGATCTCTTCCACGTCTTGCTATTGTTATCATGCACAATCGAATGAATATTTTCTGTGGAGATGGTTAGTTTGACGTGAGCCAGTTGAGCAGAAATGCTAGAAGCTCAGTCTTAAGGCATTTCATACCTTAAGACAGACAGGTCGTAACATTTGTCTTAACACCTTGTAGCTTAGGGGTTGTTTAAAGGAGCAAGTATCTGCCATCTCCGCAAGAGTTCCTTAGAAAAGCGCCTTATGCGATCCCCATGAGACTTGTGAATTACATGCAAATTCTGCTGCAAATATTGCTGCAAATATTGAGCTCAAGATAAAATCGATTGTTAATCGTTTTCACCTAGTGATAGTTTTTGTAAGAATATtgattgataaataaattacaagatttttaaaataggTAACTTTTCATTCAGCCTTTACTTGATGTAATTAATGCATGTAGTTGCGTTATTGAATAATGCTAATAAATATATtacaagatttttaaaataggTGGCTTTTCATTCATCCTTTACTTAGTATAATTATTGCAGTTAGTTGCGTTATTGAACAATACTgaatctttttgatcactttttaGCTATGCCGGGATGATTATCAGTCACCAGAAGTTCAACGcctgttttttcttcaagatttaaaCATGCTTAGCATATATTTTTCTGCTTACCTTTCTACTTAAATGCATCATTACCTTTCTGCTTAAATGCATATACCTTTCCTCTTAAGTGCATCAATGAAGACTGTATTTAAATGGGCTATTTGTATAACTTGTCACACTTGCCCTGGGGTTGTACGTACCACGTTACCCCCTGAGGCAGGCTTTTGGAATTGTTAAGTGTTCTGATTATTAtgttagttttgaaaatttgatcCGAAGCCATATGGGACTGGGGTGTCGCACCCAGGCATAAAGATCACAGTGGATGCCCTCCGATTTcttattttagtaaaaacaaGTCTGtaagcttcttttttgttttgtttaatagaCACCCCCATGGTAGCTAAGTCGGGCATTAATTGCAACTAATGTATCATATAAGGGgcatgaaaataattttactgtTGACAAAATAACGTATGtctatatttatgtttataacAAACTCTTGCTAATTTATAGTTTTCCTGGTGAAAAGGGTGGACAATTTTCTTCTATGAATATACTGATGGTTCATAAGTCCCCGTCCCCAATAAAAgacaataaattttcttttatgtttaaaCTTTCCATAGTAAAACAGTAGATGTGTCTCCACTTCTCCATACAACTGAACAAAGCTTCTGAATGAGAGTCTCCGATGATGACCGGTCTTGTGCCAACTCTTCAGCCAGCGCTTTTCTCGAGTGCGGCCACATTTACGGAAATCTAGCTGGCTCTAGATCTCGCTTAACTAGTGCCCACCAATTATTTAATTGTCCTCCGTGTCTGTTGTCCCATGTTGCTAAGGGTTCAGCAAGCAGTATTTATATAATGAGGCAATCGTCAGGGTGACCTATAGCGTGTCCAAGCCAGCAGAGCCGGTGGAGATTGATGATGCTTGAGATTCTCTCGTAAATGGAAGAATACTAGTAAATCGTTAAAATGAGGAGGATTGATAAGTAAATTGATCCTActataaaaatctttttgtttattctgaTGTACATAAATATAAATCTACTTTCAGATTATGCTGCCAGaaaaagctattgagaaagCAAAGTCACTGGGCCAAGCACCAGATGTGTTTTACGCTTTTCAGCTATTAGAAAAAACGGGCATCTGTGTCGTACCTGGATCTGGATTCGGACAGCGACCTGGTACTTACCACTTTAGGTAAAGACGCACTTTTCTAGTtgtgtatattgatttttcaaaactgttttttacttatttttgtcatttatgttaatttctttaacttttttccttggtaatttcctttattttctttttgcctGGGATTATTTGCGGTTAAAATTTAGCAAGCGATGCAGTTTGTTTGAACTGATATCAcgaggattaaaaaataacaaatccgacaatatatatcaaaaataacaataacataaACATCTGTGTGAGATCTGTGTTTTTATTAGAATATATATTAAGAAATGTAGGGCTTTATTGTATCCACATATTTCTGTAAATCTAAATTGGCTTTAGATTGGTTAGATGTTTTGTGTACTGAACTAATAGTATAAGTCTATTTGAAAAAGCGGAAAcgttatgaaaaataaatattggggGAAAGGCtcgtttcttttatttatttttaatgaaggggtcatgatataaaaaaaaagttaagactATTGGTATAGCTGAATGGGATagctgaaaattgaggtatctttatcttatgaatgggtgatcggatcttaatgaaactttatatatagaaggatcttgtgtctcagatgctccattttttcaattcgaatcgaaTGATATTTATATGGGATAGATATTTGTATACCAATATGGGATAGCAAGAAGTAAGAAAATGAAGGTATCCTAactgtatttttaaattcattaaaaaaaaaaaatcttttataattCGACTAATATCCCCGTTCATAACCTACACAGCCCTCAAGTTG from Artemia franciscana chromosome 10, ASM3288406v1, whole genome shotgun sequence includes these protein-coding regions:
- the LOC136032069 gene encoding alanine aminotransferase 1-like; amino-acid sequence: MSKCSVRHLSLLGSPLKRRCFLKGCNMSTTALLNGSDMGRVVTLDNMNPHLRVMEYAVRGPLVIRASQIEKELASGVKKPFSEVIKANIGDAHAMGQSPITFIRQVVALVSYPVLLDSPDFPDDCKERARVILGGCKGGSAGAYTDSCGIEVIRRHVAAYIEKRDGGIPSDYSNIILSNGASESIRAVMKLLINKSKDGLNNGVMIPKPQYPLYSASIAEYGLEQLNYYLDEDNGWGLDISELERSVNEARKRCNPRAIVIINPGNPTGQVLSRQNIEDVIKFAHREKLFIFADEVYQENVYAKGSQFHSFKKVLMELGEPYSGMEMASFLSSSKGYMGECGLRGGYAEVINLDPKVRAVLEKSISAKLCPTVIGQTVMDVIVNPPVPGEPSYDLFMSQKKAVLESLSQRATMVAETFNSIPKMKCNIVQGAMYAFPQIMLPEKAIEKAKSLGQAPDVFYAFQLLEKTGICVVPGSGFGQRPGTYHFRTTILPQPEKLKMMLEKFREFQTDFIREYS